In one Brassica oleracea var. oleracea cultivar TO1000 chromosome C9, BOL, whole genome shotgun sequence genomic region, the following are encoded:
- the LOC106317281 gene encoding uncharacterized protein LOC106317281 has translation MAHTSSRTTIVFIVVALVCAFVPAFSVEEAEAKSPWDTCLLKISPKCALDIIGVIFENLTITDACCHDLVQEGRMCHDTLIKYIARKPQFVAHETEYLTKSDALWTHCVSISQTA, from the coding sequence ATGGCTCACACTTCCTCCCGAACTACTATCGTATTCATTGTTGTTGCTTTGGTTTGTGCATTCGTTCCTGCATTCTCTGTTGAAGAAGCTGAAGCAAAATCACCATGGGATACATGTCTTCTTAAAATCAGTCCAAAATGTGCGTTGGATATAATTGGTGTTATCTTCGAAAATTTAACCATCACTGATGCATGCTGTCATGATCTTGTTCAAGAAGGAAGAATGTGTCACGATACTCTTATCAAATATATTGCTAGGAAGCCACAATTTGTTGCCCACGAAACAGAGTATTTGACGAAAAGTGATGCTTTGTGGACTCATTGTGTCTCAATTTCTCAAACTGCTTAA